In Methanocaldococcus sp. FS406-22, the genomic stretch GGCATTTGAGTTAATGGTTAAGGCTAATAAAGGAGTTATAGATGCATTTGAGAGAAATGCCATTGGATTCATAAAAAATACCTATGAAAAGTTAAAAAAGCCAGTCATGGTTGCATTCTCTGGAGGGAAGGACAGCTTAGCCACTCTAATTTTAACATTAAAAGCCTTAGGCAAGGATATAGATGTCGTATTCATAGATACTGGATTAGAATTTGAAGAGACATTAAAAAACGTTGAAGAGGTTGAGAAACACTATGGCATTAAGATAATAAGGCTGAAAGGAGAGGATTTCTGGGAGAAGGTTAAAGAGTATGGCATTCCAGCGAGAGATTATAGATGGTGTTCTGAAGTCTGCAAGTTAGAGCCATTGAAAAAATTTATAGAGGAACGTTATGAGAATGATGTCTTATCCTTTGTAGGGATTAGAAAGTATGAAAGTTTTAGCAGAGCAACTAAAAAAAGAATTCATAGAAACACTTACATTAGAAAGCAGATAAATGCCCTCCCTATATTTCACTGGAGCTCTCTTCATGTTTGGATATATTTATTGAGAGAGAAAGCTCCATATAACAAACTGTATGAGAAAGGATTTGATAGGATTGGATGTTTTATGTGCCCAGCAATGGAGATGGGAGAGATTTATAAGATAAAGAAAGAATTTCCAGAATTATGGGAAAAATGGGAGAATATTTTGAGGGAATATGCAAAAAAACACAATTTAGGAGAGGAATGGATAAAGAAAGGATTGTGGAGATGGAAGTATAAGGTTTAAACATCTTTCCCTCCATATAAGGAAATAACCATAAAATATTTCCCTACAAAGAAGGAAAGTTTAAAAGGGAGAGTATGAAGATTGGTGTTGTTATTCATGGTCCGGAGATTATAGATAGTGGTTATGCATTGAAGATTATAAACTTATTAAAAAGATTTGGAGAGGTTAAAGCTAAATTAGGAGGTACTATGGGAAGAGTAGCAGTTATAGACAACAATCTGCAAGATATTATAGATATATCTGAAAAGTTAATGCCCTCCCAATCATTAAAAAAATTGGCTGATAATGATGTTTTAATTCTAATGAACTATGGAAAGTCAAAGATTACTGGGCATACGTTTGGAAAGATTGTTGTTGAGAGAGCTAATTTAAACAAGCCAATAATTCAGATTGAGAGACCTGGAGAGGAGGATGGCACTATAATCATTTGGAATGATGATAATTCAGAAGTTGTTAAAGATATAGCAAACTATCTATCAAAAGAATTAAACTTAAAGATTGAGAGGTGTGTTAGCAATGGCTTAGAGGTTTGGGAAGAGAATGGAAGAGTTTTTAGAAAGGTTCATGGTGTTGATGTTGGTGAGGCAATTTTGGTTAATGGTATTGTTGTAGGAAGAGCTAAAAGCAGAGAGGTTATCTTAGTTGCTGAAAATGGAAAATTGATTGATATTATTGGTGGAGAGTTGAAAGAAGGAGGAGTTAAAAAATTAAAAAATGTTGATTTAAAAAAAGCTGTAATAAAAACTGGAGTTTTAAGAAGGCATCCAACAAATCCAAAAATTGAAAGTAGGGAGATTGATAAAGGCTATACCGTTATTGTAAATCATGCTGGAGAGGATGTTATTGAAATGATTAAAAATAAGGAAGTTGTAGCAGTTATAACAATTGGGGATGATACAACAACTATCTGTGGAGATATATTGGCAAGGTTTGGAATAAGGGTTATAGGCATTACGGATGGAGATAGGGACGATATATTAAAAAATCCAGTTATATTGAAGGGTTCAGTAGTTTTTTTAATTAAAAATATGCGCGATGATGATGCTGGAGAAATCTTAAAGAAAAATTTAAATCTTAATAAAAAATACGGCTATCAAGAGATTTTAGATGAAATTAAGAAAATATTTAATGATAACAACATTTGTTATGAAGAATTTGTTTATTGAGCTATTGGTGTTTTTTCAAAATACTTTAGAATATCTTAAGGCACTGATGAACGACTTCTTTTAAGAAGGCGTTCAAATATTCCTTATTAATTTTAATAACTCTTTGAAAAACACTATTTATCCTAAAATTCCTGAAGTTTTTAGTGAGATTATTAAATTCACAATGGTTAATGCCATCATAACATAGAGTAACATCTTGATTGAATTTATAGAGTTGATTATAGATTCCTGATTTTTTGATAAAGACTTAATGCTGTTACTTAAATTTTCAATCTTTTTGCTATGATGTCTTAAAGTGTCTTCCATAAGATTATATCTATTACTTATCTTGAGTGAAGACTCCTCCAATGAATGTTTTATGTCTCTCATTTCATTTTTAACAGCTATTATTGCGTTGTGTGTATTTTCAACAGATTTTTTCATATTTTCTGCAAAATCTAAATATTCCTTCAATTTTTTCTCTAATTCGTCTAATTCTGAAACAGATAAGTTTATTCTCTCATTTGTTATTCTTAACCCATAATGTATTTCAGTAATATAGTTGTTAATTTCAGAAATTAAGTTATTGAGTTTTGTTATAATCTCATCCAACACAACTTCTGTTTCTAAAACACTTGAAGAGCTTTTATCTAATTCTTCTATTAATTTATTCAGCCAGTCTGTCTGTTTGTCGTTCATCTCTATCACCTAAAACGCCCCCTCCCCAAATTCCCTATTACATAAACTTTTTCAATGTTTATTTAAAAAATCATCAATTTGTAGAAGGAGATTTTCTAATTTATCCTTTAATATTTTGGTTTTATCAATTAACTCGTCTAATTTTTTTCTATTATTCTCTAACATGTCGTATGCTATTTTAAATTCCTCTATAGCCTGAGTTGATGACGCTATATTTATAATCTTAAGTTTGTCTGTTATTTCTTTTAATGTAGGGATTGATGATGCACAATTCTCAATTTCATTTTTTAAGTTGTTAGATGTGTTTTCAATATTTTCAATAACCTTGATTAGATTTTCTAAAGGTTTAACAAATTTTTTAATAATTTCATTATTGGAAAATTTGCCACTTTCCCGGTTTTTTATAATTAATTGAAAGTTTTTTTCAATAATTTCTAATGTTTTATCGATGTTATCTAACATTTCCGCTAATTGTAATAATATATTGGAGATATTTTCATTCTCTTTTTTGAATTCTCTGGCACTCCTTAGTAGTGATTTTATAGAGTTATCCAATTTTATAAGAAGTTCATCATTTTTATTCTCCATTTGGAACACCTAAAATTTATTTTTCCATTAAATAATTCTATATGATGTTTATATATAGGATTTTCGCAGTTTATATATTAAATTTGGAATTTAGGGTACAAAGATTAATATACAATAAAATTTTATTCCTGCGAAAGTCCCATAATATTAGCAACCTTTCTGATTTTTGAGAAGGGAATAACTCCCTCTCTAATTGGTATTATTTTATCATCCTCTATTTTAATAATTGTAGAAGGCTTTGAATACTTACATTTGCCTATATCAACTACGTAATCAACGTTTTTTAATATTTCTTCATCTATCTCATTCACAGATGTGGGGCTTTCTTTTCCGGAAATATTTGCTGATGTGGTTGTTAATGGCACTATAGAAAGCTCCCTAATAATTGGCTCGTCTGGGATCCTTATGCCAACATAATCTTTAGCTACAATATCCGGAATAACCGGCTTTTTCTTTAAAATTATTGTTAAAGCTCCTGGTAAAAATTTATCAATAATTTTTTTAGCTAAGTCATTTACATAGGCATATTTTTCAATCTCACTCTTATCTTTAACACATATTGATAAAGGCTTGCTAAAATCTCTTCTTTTTATTTCATAAACTTTTTTTACAGCTTTCTCATCTAAAGCGTTTGCTGAAATACCGTATAATGTATCAGTCCCACAGATAATGATTTTCCCATTTAATATCTCTTCTTTTAAAAAATCCAAAACCTTTTTTCTCTCATTTTCATCAAGTTCATAGATTTTTATTATCTTGTCTTTTAATTCCATTGGACATCCCTTTAACTGTCGTAAAGTATTATAGCCCCATATCTACAAGCCTTTAAACACTCTCCACACTTCGTACAGTTCTCTTCATTTTTAACAACTACTCTATTATTTTCTATAGCAAAAACATTATTTTTGCAAGTTCTATAGCAAGATAGGCAATTTTTGCATTTGTTATAGTCAATTTCAATGATTTTGTTTGATTTTTCTCTAATATCTTTTTTGCCTTTAAATATGCTTAAAATTTTAGACAGCATGTTATCACCAAAATTAGCCGATAACGGCATGTTTTAAAGCATCTTTACAAATACACTTCCTCTCTCCAAAGTCATAGTTTATAAAGTTTTCAACAACCTTTAAAATTTTATCTTCCATCTCTTTTATCTTTTCAAGGACTTCATCAACAGTTAAGATATGTTTTGATATTCCACAGGCGTAGTTTGTTATGTTGCATAAAGATACATAACACATTTCCAATTCCCTTGCCAAAACAACCTCTGGATAGCCTGTCATTCCTACAACATCCCCCCAG encodes the following:
- a CDS encoding phosphoadenosine phosphosulfate reductase family protein; this encodes MKTYIGKIHLKWCKNCNIPLLGRVCEVCGSKAVDVKLTPPGDPRLGFKYDIDFMNDILEEEFGAKNVLNGKIILLNKIPGNEEAYEVIVDGEVKYLLYFDEDRERWKIKLKLNGARDLIEKGAYKKIIKIKDDVVEVLKNKKGSILRPGIIEFTDDIEERDDVIIVDESGRVVGVGLAVVSSKDIKNMEKGKVVKVRFFIKDDKDDYKAGKVYDSLEEAFELMVKANKGVIDAFERNAIGFIKNTYEKLKKPVMVAFSGGKDSLATLILTLKALGKDIDVVFIDTGLEFEETLKNVEEVEKHYGIKIIRLKGEDFWEKVKEYGIPARDYRWCSEVCKLEPLKKFIEERYENDVLSFVGIRKYESFSRATKKRIHRNTYIRKQINALPIFHWSSLHVWIYLLREKAPYNKLYEKGFDRIGCFMCPAMEMGEIYKIKKEFPELWEKWENILREYAKKHNLGEEWIKKGLWRWKYKV
- a CDS encoding ATP-binding protein encodes the protein MLSKILSIFKGKKDIREKSNKIIEIDYNKCKNCLSCYRTCKNNVFAIENNRVVVKNEENCTKCGECLKACRYGAIILYDS
- a CDS encoding DUF2117 family protein; the protein is MKIGVVIHGPEIIDSGYALKIINLLKRFGEVKAKLGGTMGRVAVIDNNLQDIIDISEKLMPSQSLKKLADNDVLILMNYGKSKITGHTFGKIVVERANLNKPIIQIERPGEEDGTIIIWNDDNSEVVKDIANYLSKELNLKIERCVSNGLEVWEENGRVFRKVHGVDVGEAILVNGIVVGRAKSREVILVAENGKLIDIIGGELKEGGVKKLKNVDLKKAVIKTGVLRRHPTNPKIESREIDKGYTVIVNHAGEDVIEMIKNKEVVAVITIGDDTTTICGDILARFGIRVIGITDGDRDDILKNPVILKGSVVFLIKNMRDDDAGEILKKNLNLNKKYGYQEILDEIKKIFNDNNICYEEFVY
- a CDS encoding L-threonylcarbamoyladenylate synthase; protein product: MELKDKIIKIYELDENERKKVLDFLKEEILNGKIIICGTDTLYGISANALDEKAVKKVYEIKRRDFSKPLSICVKDKSEIEKYAYVNDLAKKIIDKFLPGALTIILKKKPVIPDIVAKDYVGIRIPDEPIIRELSIVPLTTTSANISGKESPTSVNEIDEEILKNVDYVVDIGKCKYSKPSTIIKIEDDKIIPIREGVIPFSKIRKVANIMGLSQE